Proteins encoded by one window of Gambusia affinis linkage group LG17, SWU_Gaff_1.0, whole genome shotgun sequence:
- the LOC122846905 gene encoding sodium/glucose cotransporter 1-like — protein MKNQSPASALNNAADISVIVVYFVVVLAVGVWAMVRTNRSTVGGFFLAGRSMVWWPIGASLFASNIGSVHFVGIAGTAAAAGIAICGFEWNALVLMVILGWLFVPIYIKAGVVTMPEYLKKRLGGQRIRIYLSVLSLLLYAFTKISADIFSGAIFIQLALGLNIYVAVIALLAITALYTVTGGLAAVMYTDTLQTIIMLIGSFILMGFAFNEVGGYENMKDRYMTSVPSITGNISAECYQPREDAFHLFRDPINGDLPWPALIFGLTVQTIWYWCTDQVIVQRCLSAKNLSHVKAGCILCAYLKLLPMFLMVFPGMISRILYPDVVACVDPEECQKYCGSRVACTNIAYPKLVVDLMPNGLRGLMLSVMLASLMSSLTSIFNSASTLFTMDIYTKVRPRAKERELMIAGRVFIVFLIGVSIAWIPVVQSAQSGQLFDYIQSIISYLAPPISAVFLLAIFCKRVNEPGAFYGLIVGLIVGLTRMITEFVYGTGNCVSPSNCPAVICGVHYLYFGLILFTITCIVIIGVSLITKPIDDKHLHRLCWSLRDSTEERVDLEQDDWVNYEEDEKKMEEPEEEPGFCKKAVMCFCGLEKTKGPKMTKEEEAEMKRKLTDTTEEPLWRNVVNANAIILLTVAVFFHGYFG, from the exons atgaaaaatcaATCACCTGCATCGGCTCTCAATAATGCAGCAGACATCTCCGTTATTGTTGTTTACTTTGTGGTTGTCCTGGCTGTGGGAGTATGG GCAATGGTGCGTACCAATCGATCCACTGTGGGTGGCTTCTTCCTTGCAGGGAGGAGTATGGTGTGGTGGCCG ATCGGGGCCTCACTCTTTGCTAGCAACATTGGCAGCGTCCACTTCGTAGGGATTGCTGGTACTGCTGCTGCCGCTGGCATTGCCATTTGTGGATTTGAATGGAAC GCTCTTGTTCTTATGGTCATTCTCGGATGGCTGTTTGTACCAATCTACATCAAAGCAGGG GTGGTCACCATGCCCGAGTATTTGAAGAAGAGGCTCGGAGGACAGCGTATTCGTATTTATCTCTCCGTGCTCTCCCTCTTGCTGTACGCTTTCACTAAGATCTCT GCCGACATATTCTCTGGTGCCATTTTCATCCAGCTGGCTCTTGGACTGAACATCTACGTAGCTGTTATCGCTCTACTGGCAATTACTGCTCTATACACCGTCACAG GTGGACTGGCTGCAGTGATGTACACAGACACCTTACAGACCATCATCATGCTTATTGGATCCTTCATTCTCATGGGTTTTG CTTTCAACGAAGTGGGAGGCTATGAAAATATGAAGGACAGATACATGACTTCAGTTCCCTCAATCACCGGTAACATCAGCGCAGAGTGCTACCAGCCTCGGGAAGACGCCTTCCACCTTTTCAGGGATCCAATAAATGGAGACCTACCCTGGCCTGCCCTGATATTTGGACTCACCGTTCAGACCATCTGGTACTGGTGCACTGATCAG GTGATTGTCCAGCGTTGCCTCTCAGCCAAGAATCTCTCTCATGTTAAAGCAGGTTGCATTTTATGTGCCTACCTGAAGCTGTTGCCCATGTTTCTCATGGTCTTTCCTGGGATGATAAGCAGGATCCTCTATCCAG ATGTGGTGGCATGTGTAGACCCAGAAGAATGTCAGAAATACTGTGGCTCTAGAGTGGCTTGCACAAACATTGCTTATCCCAAATTGGTTGTGGATCTTATGCCAAACG GTCTCAGAGGTTTGATGCTGTCAGTGATGTTGGCCTCTTTAATGAGCTCCCTCACTTCAATATTTAACAGTGCTAGTACTCTCTTCACCATGGACATTTATACTAAGGTCCGTCCTCGTGCTAAAGAGAGGGAACTGATGATTGCTGGCAG GGTGTTTATTGTGTTCCTCATTGGTGTGAGCATAGCCTGGATCCCTGTGGTGCAGTCAGCCCAGAGTGGCCAGCTCTTCGACTACATCCAGTCAATCATCAGCTATCTAGCTCCACCTATTTCTGCTGTCTTCCTTCTCGCCATCTTTTGCAAGCGGGTCAATGAACCA GGTGCCTTTTATGGACTCATCGTTGGTCTGATTGTAGGTCTGACCAGGATGATCACTGAGTTTGTCTATGGGACGGGGAACTGTGTTAGCCCTAGTAATTGTCCTGCAGTCATATGTGGAGTGCACTACCTGTACTTTGGGCTGATCTTGTTTACTATCACCTGCATCGTTATAATTGGAGTTTCTCTCATAACCAAACCCATCGACGATAAGCAT ttgcaTAGACTGTGTTGGAGTCTGAGGGACAGCACTGAGGAGAGAGTCGACCTTGAGCAGGATGACTGGGTTAACTATGAggaggatgaaaagaaaatggaag AACCTGAGGAAGAACCAGGATTCTGCAAGAAAGCAGTAATGTGCTTCTGCGGAttggagaaaacaaaaggaccaaaaatgactaaagaggaggaggcagagatgAAGAGGAAGCTCACAGACACAACAGAAGAACCTCTCTGGAGGAACGTTGTTAATGCAAACGCCATCATTCTCCTGactgtggctgttttctttcatgGATACTTTGGTTAG
- the LOC122846906 gene encoding sodium/glucose cotransporter 1-like isoform X1 → MAWEYFGFSRSLEKQRTESPYTRINNAADISVIIIYFLVVLAVGVIAMVRTNRSTVGGFFLAGRSMVWWPIGASLFASNIGSGHFVGIAGTAAASGIAIGGFEWNALVVVIILGWLFVPIYIKAGVVTMPEYLKKRFGGQRIRIYLSVLSLFLYVFTKISADMFSGAIFIQQALGLNIYVAVIALLAITAVYTVTGGLAAVIYTDTLQTIIMVIGSFILMGFAFHEVGGYEKFEIRYMNAVPTIIGNISAECYEPRKDAFHIFRDPITGDLPWPGLVFGLTIQATWYWCTDQVIVQRCLSAKNLSHVKGGCILCGYLKLLPMFLMVFPGMISRILYTGVCVLMFPSSVVLKEKSGVKQQLSVNNFLKHSDVVACVVPEECNAYCGTKVGCSNIAYPKLVVDLMPNGLRGLMLSVMLASLMSSLTSIFNSASTLFTMDIYTKVRPRAKERELMIAGRVFIVFLIGVSIAWIPVVQSAQSGQLFDYIQSITSYLTPPVAAVFLLGMFCKRINEAGAFFGLTIGLLIGLSRMITEFIYGTGSCVNPTNCPTIICGVHYLYFGMILFLVSCILIVGISLMTKPIDDKHLYRLCWSLRNRTEERVDIDPDDWIEDHDDDDDGSKTDVAEPEKKTNMFKKALMGFCGLEESKKAPKLTPEQEAELKKQLTDTTEKPLWRNIVNVNALILLCVAAFFHGFFG, encoded by the exons ATGGCCTGGGAATATTTTGGATTCTCCCGCTCGTTAGAAAAGCAAAGGACTGAATCTCCTTACACCCGCATCAACAATGCAGCTGACATCTCTGTTATTATCATCTACTTTCTGGTTGTCTTGGCTGTGGGAGTTATT GCTATGGTCCGCACCAATCGATCCACTGTGGGTGGCTTTTTCCTCGCAGGAAGGAGTATGGTGTGGTGGCCA atcgGAGCATCACTCTTTGCCAGCAACATTGGCAGTGGCCACTTTGTAGGGATTGCTGgtactgctgcagcttctggaaTTGCTATTGGTGGATTTGAGTGGAAC GCTCTTGTTGTTGTCATCATTCTGGGATGGCTCTTTGTGCCGATCTACATCAAAGCTGGG GTGGTCACCATGCCTGAGTACCTGAAGAAGAGGTTCGGAGGACAGCGCATTCGTATTTATCTCTCAGtgctctccctcttcctctaCGTCTTCACAAAGATCTCt GCCGACATGTTCTCTGGTGCCATTTTCATCCAGCAGGCTCTTGGACTGAACATCTACGTTGCTGTTATCGCTCTATTGGCGATTACTGCGGTGTACACCGTCACAG GTGGACTGGCTGCGGTGATATATACAGACACCTTGCAGACCATCATCATGGTTATTGGATCCTTCATTCTCATGGGTTTTG CTTTCCATGAAGTTGGGGGCTATGAAAAGTTTGAGATACGCTACATGAATGCGGTTCCCACAATCATCGGTAACATCAGTGCAGAGTGCTACGAGCCTCGGAAAGATGCCTTCCATATTTTTAGAGATCCAATAACAGGAGATCTGCCTTGGCCTGGCCTGGTGTTTGGACTCACTATCCAGGCCACCTGGTACTGGTGCACTGATCAG GTGATTGTCCAGCGTTGCCTCTCAGCCAAGAATCTCTCTCATGTGAAAGGAGGTTGCATTTTGTGTGGTTACCTGAAGCTGCTGCCCATGTTTCTCATGGTTTTTCCTGGGATGATAAGCAGGATCTTGTAtactggtgtgtgtgttttgatgtttcCAAGTTCTGTTGTCTTGAAGGAGAAATCTGGTGTAAAACAACAATTAAGTGTAAACAATTTCTTAAAACATTCAGATGTGGTGGCATGTGTGGTCCCGGAAGAATGTAATGCATACTGTGGAACTAAGGTTGGATGCAGCAACATTGCCTATCCCAAACTGGTTGTGGATCTTATGCCAAATG GTCTGAGGGGTTTGATGCTGTCAGTGATGTTGGCCTCTTTAATGAGCTCCCTCACTTCAATATTTAACAGTGCTAGTACTCTCTTCACCATGGACATTTATACTAAGGTCCGTCCTCGTGCCAAAGAGAGGGAACTGATGATTGCTGGCAG GGTGTTTATTGTGTTCCTCATTGGTGTGAGCATAGCCTGGATCCCAGTGGTGCAGTCAGCCCAGAGTGGCCAGCTCTTCGACTACATCCAGTCTATCACCAGCTATCTCACTCCACCTGTGGCCGCTGTCTTCTTGCTCGGCATGTTCTGTAAACGAATTAATGAAGct GGTGCCTTTTTCGGACTCACAATTGGCCTATTAATAGGATTATCCAGGATGATTACAGAGTTTATCTACGGGACAGGGAGCTGTGTCAACCCGACTAACTGTCCTACCATCATATGTGGAGTGCACTACCTCTACTTTGGGATGATCCTGTTCCTTGTCTCTTGCATCCTCATAGTTGGAATCTCCCTAATGACCAAGCCCATCGATGACAAGCAT CTGTACCGATTGTGCTGGAGTCTGAGGAACCGTACAGAGGAAAGAGTGGACATTGATCCAGATGATTGGATTGAGGATCATGATGACGACGACGACGGCAGTAAAACGGATGTAGCAG aacctgagaaaaagacaaatatgttCAAGAAAGCACTAATGGGCTTCTGCGGCCTGGAGGAGAGCAAAAAAGCACCAAAACTTACTCCAGAGCAGGAAGCAGAACTGAAGAAGCAGCTAACAGATACAACAGAGAAGCCTCTCTGGAGGAACATTGTCAATGTAAATGCATTAATTCTCCTGTGTGTCGCTGCATTTTTTCATGGATTCTTTGGTTAG
- the LOC122846906 gene encoding sodium/glucose cotransporter 1-like isoform X3 — MAWEYFGFSRSLEKQRTESPYTRINNAADISVIIIYFLVVLAVGVIAMVRTNRSTVGGFFLAGRSMVWWPIGASLFASNIGSGHFVGIAGTAAASGIAIGGFEWNALVVVIILGWLFVPIYIKAGVVTMPEYLKKRFGGQRIRIYLSVLSLFLYVFTKISADMFSGAIFIQQALGLNIYVAVIALLAITAVYTVTGGLAAVIYTDTLQTIIMVIGSFILMGFAFHEVGGYEKFEIRYMNAVPTIIGNISAECYEPRKDAFHIFRDPITGDLPWPGLVFGLTIQATWYWCTDQVIVQRCLSAKNLSHVKGGCILCGYLKLLPMFLMVFPGMISRILYTDVVACVVPEECNAYCGTKVGCSNIAYPKLVVDLMPNGLRGLMLSVMLASLMSSLTSIFNSASTLFTMDIYTKVRPRAKERELMIAGRVFIVFLIGVSIAWIPVVQSAQSGQLFDYIQSITSYLTPPVAAVFLLGMFCKRINEAGAFFGLTIGLLIGLSRMITEFIYGTGSCVNPTNCPTIICGVHYLYFGMILFLVSCILIVGISLMTKPIDDKHLYRLCWSLRNRTEERVDIDPDDWIEDHDDDDDGSKTDVAEPEKKTNMFKKALMGFCGLEESKKAPKLTPEQEAELKKQLTDTTEKPLWRNIVNVNALILLCVAAFFHGFFG, encoded by the exons ATGGCCTGGGAATATTTTGGATTCTCCCGCTCGTTAGAAAAGCAAAGGACTGAATCTCCTTACACCCGCATCAACAATGCAGCTGACATCTCTGTTATTATCATCTACTTTCTGGTTGTCTTGGCTGTGGGAGTTATT GCTATGGTCCGCACCAATCGATCCACTGTGGGTGGCTTTTTCCTCGCAGGAAGGAGTATGGTGTGGTGGCCA atcgGAGCATCACTCTTTGCCAGCAACATTGGCAGTGGCCACTTTGTAGGGATTGCTGgtactgctgcagcttctggaaTTGCTATTGGTGGATTTGAGTGGAAC GCTCTTGTTGTTGTCATCATTCTGGGATGGCTCTTTGTGCCGATCTACATCAAAGCTGGG GTGGTCACCATGCCTGAGTACCTGAAGAAGAGGTTCGGAGGACAGCGCATTCGTATTTATCTCTCAGtgctctccctcttcctctaCGTCTTCACAAAGATCTCt GCCGACATGTTCTCTGGTGCCATTTTCATCCAGCAGGCTCTTGGACTGAACATCTACGTTGCTGTTATCGCTCTATTGGCGATTACTGCGGTGTACACCGTCACAG GTGGACTGGCTGCGGTGATATATACAGACACCTTGCAGACCATCATCATGGTTATTGGATCCTTCATTCTCATGGGTTTTG CTTTCCATGAAGTTGGGGGCTATGAAAAGTTTGAGATACGCTACATGAATGCGGTTCCCACAATCATCGGTAACATCAGTGCAGAGTGCTACGAGCCTCGGAAAGATGCCTTCCATATTTTTAGAGATCCAATAACAGGAGATCTGCCTTGGCCTGGCCTGGTGTTTGGACTCACTATCCAGGCCACCTGGTACTGGTGCACTGATCAG GTGATTGTCCAGCGTTGCCTCTCAGCCAAGAATCTCTCTCATGTGAAAGGAGGTTGCATTTTGTGTGGTTACCTGAAGCTGCTGCCCATGTTTCTCATGGTTTTTCCTGGGATGATAAGCAGGATCTTGTAtactg ATGTGGTGGCATGTGTGGTCCCGGAAGAATGTAATGCATACTGTGGAACTAAGGTTGGATGCAGCAACATTGCCTATCCCAAACTGGTTGTGGATCTTATGCCAAATG GTCTGAGGGGTTTGATGCTGTCAGTGATGTTGGCCTCTTTAATGAGCTCCCTCACTTCAATATTTAACAGTGCTAGTACTCTCTTCACCATGGACATTTATACTAAGGTCCGTCCTCGTGCCAAAGAGAGGGAACTGATGATTGCTGGCAG GGTGTTTATTGTGTTCCTCATTGGTGTGAGCATAGCCTGGATCCCAGTGGTGCAGTCAGCCCAGAGTGGCCAGCTCTTCGACTACATCCAGTCTATCACCAGCTATCTCACTCCACCTGTGGCCGCTGTCTTCTTGCTCGGCATGTTCTGTAAACGAATTAATGAAGct GGTGCCTTTTTCGGACTCACAATTGGCCTATTAATAGGATTATCCAGGATGATTACAGAGTTTATCTACGGGACAGGGAGCTGTGTCAACCCGACTAACTGTCCTACCATCATATGTGGAGTGCACTACCTCTACTTTGGGATGATCCTGTTCCTTGTCTCTTGCATCCTCATAGTTGGAATCTCCCTAATGACCAAGCCCATCGATGACAAGCAT CTGTACCGATTGTGCTGGAGTCTGAGGAACCGTACAGAGGAAAGAGTGGACATTGATCCAGATGATTGGATTGAGGATCATGATGACGACGACGACGGCAGTAAAACGGATGTAGCAG aacctgagaaaaagacaaatatgttCAAGAAAGCACTAATGGGCTTCTGCGGCCTGGAGGAGAGCAAAAAAGCACCAAAACTTACTCCAGAGCAGGAAGCAGAACTGAAGAAGCAGCTAACAGATACAACAGAGAAGCCTCTCTGGAGGAACATTGTCAATGTAAATGCATTAATTCTCCTGTGTGTCGCTGCATTTTTTCATGGATTCTTTGGTTAG
- the LOC122846906 gene encoding sodium/glucose cotransporter 1-like isoform X2 produces the protein MAWEYFGFSRSLEKQRTESPYTRINNAADISVIIIYFLVVLAVGVIAMVRTNRSTVGGFFLAGRSMVWWPIGASLFASNIGSGHFVGIAGTAAASGIAIGGFEWNALVVVIILGWLFVPIYIKAGVVTMPEYLKKRFGGQRIRIYLSVLSLFLYVFTKISADMFSGAIFIQQALGLNIYVAVIALLAITAVYTVTGGLAAVIYTDTLQTIIMVIGSFILMGFAFHEVGGYEKFEIRYMNAVPTIIGNISAECYEPRKDAFHIFRDPITGDLPWPGLVFGLTIQATWYWCTDQVIVQRCLSAKNLSHVKGGCILCGYLKLLPMFLMVFPGMISRILYTGVCVLMFPSSVVLKEKSGVKQQLSVNNFLKHSDVVACVVPEECNAYCGTKVGCSNIAYPKLVVDLMPNGLRGLMLSVMLASLMSSLTSIFNSASTLFTMDIYTKVRPRAKERELMIAGRVFIVFLIGVSIAWIPVVQSAQSGQLFDYIQSITSYLTPPVAAVFLLGMFCKRINEAGAFFGLTIGLLIGLSRMITEFIYGTGSCVNPTNCPTIICGVHYLYFGMILFLVSCILIVGISLMTKPIDDKHLYRLCWSLRNRTEERVDIDPDDWIEDHDDDDDGSKTDVAEPEKKTNMFKKALMGFCGLEESKKAPKLTPEQEAELKKQLTDTTEKPLWRNIVNVNALILLCVAAFFHGFFG, from the exons ATGGCCTGGGAATATTTTGGATTCTCCCGCTCGTTAGAAAAGCAAAGGACTGAATCTCCTTACACCCGCATCAACAATGCAGCTGAC ATCTCTGTTATTATCATCTACTTTCTGGTTGTCTTGGCTGTGGGAGTTATT GCTATGGTCCGCACCAATCGATCCACTGTGGGTGGCTTTTTCCTCGCAGGAAGGAGTATGGTGTGGTGGCCA atcgGAGCATCACTCTTTGCCAGCAACATTGGCAGTGGCCACTTTGTAGGGATTGCTGgtactgctgcagcttctggaaTTGCTATTGGTGGATTTGAGTGGAAC GCTCTTGTTGTTGTCATCATTCTGGGATGGCTCTTTGTGCCGATCTACATCAAAGCTGGG GTGGTCACCATGCCTGAGTACCTGAAGAAGAGGTTCGGAGGACAGCGCATTCGTATTTATCTCTCAGtgctctccctcttcctctaCGTCTTCACAAAGATCTCt GCCGACATGTTCTCTGGTGCCATTTTCATCCAGCAGGCTCTTGGACTGAACATCTACGTTGCTGTTATCGCTCTATTGGCGATTACTGCGGTGTACACCGTCACAG GTGGACTGGCTGCGGTGATATATACAGACACCTTGCAGACCATCATCATGGTTATTGGATCCTTCATTCTCATGGGTTTTG CTTTCCATGAAGTTGGGGGCTATGAAAAGTTTGAGATACGCTACATGAATGCGGTTCCCACAATCATCGGTAACATCAGTGCAGAGTGCTACGAGCCTCGGAAAGATGCCTTCCATATTTTTAGAGATCCAATAACAGGAGATCTGCCTTGGCCTGGCCTGGTGTTTGGACTCACTATCCAGGCCACCTGGTACTGGTGCACTGATCAG GTGATTGTCCAGCGTTGCCTCTCAGCCAAGAATCTCTCTCATGTGAAAGGAGGTTGCATTTTGTGTGGTTACCTGAAGCTGCTGCCCATGTTTCTCATGGTTTTTCCTGGGATGATAAGCAGGATCTTGTAtactggtgtgtgtgttttgatgtttcCAAGTTCTGTTGTCTTGAAGGAGAAATCTGGTGTAAAACAACAATTAAGTGTAAACAATTTCTTAAAACATTCAGATGTGGTGGCATGTGTGGTCCCGGAAGAATGTAATGCATACTGTGGAACTAAGGTTGGATGCAGCAACATTGCCTATCCCAAACTGGTTGTGGATCTTATGCCAAATG GTCTGAGGGGTTTGATGCTGTCAGTGATGTTGGCCTCTTTAATGAGCTCCCTCACTTCAATATTTAACAGTGCTAGTACTCTCTTCACCATGGACATTTATACTAAGGTCCGTCCTCGTGCCAAAGAGAGGGAACTGATGATTGCTGGCAG GGTGTTTATTGTGTTCCTCATTGGTGTGAGCATAGCCTGGATCCCAGTGGTGCAGTCAGCCCAGAGTGGCCAGCTCTTCGACTACATCCAGTCTATCACCAGCTATCTCACTCCACCTGTGGCCGCTGTCTTCTTGCTCGGCATGTTCTGTAAACGAATTAATGAAGct GGTGCCTTTTTCGGACTCACAATTGGCCTATTAATAGGATTATCCAGGATGATTACAGAGTTTATCTACGGGACAGGGAGCTGTGTCAACCCGACTAACTGTCCTACCATCATATGTGGAGTGCACTACCTCTACTTTGGGATGATCCTGTTCCTTGTCTCTTGCATCCTCATAGTTGGAATCTCCCTAATGACCAAGCCCATCGATGACAAGCAT CTGTACCGATTGTGCTGGAGTCTGAGGAACCGTACAGAGGAAAGAGTGGACATTGATCCAGATGATTGGATTGAGGATCATGATGACGACGACGACGGCAGTAAAACGGATGTAGCAG aacctgagaaaaagacaaatatgttCAAGAAAGCACTAATGGGCTTCTGCGGCCTGGAGGAGAGCAAAAAAGCACCAAAACTTACTCCAGAGCAGGAAGCAGAACTGAAGAAGCAGCTAACAGATACAACAGAGAAGCCTCTCTGGAGGAACATTGTCAATGTAAATGCATTAATTCTCCTGTGTGTCGCTGCATTTTTTCATGGATTCTTTGGTTAG
- the LOC122846906 gene encoding sodium/glucose cotransporter 1-like isoform X4 — protein MAWEYFGFSRSLEKQRTESPYTRINNAADISVIIIYFLVVLAVGVIAMVRTNRSTVGGFFLAGRSMVWWPIGASLFASNIGSGHFVGIAGTAAASGIAIGGFEWNALVVVIILGWLFVPIYIKAGVVTMPEYLKKRFGGQRIRIYLSVLSLFLYVFTKISADMFSGAIFIQQALGLNIYVAVIALLAITAVYTVTGGLAAVIYTDTLQTIIMVIGSFILMGFAFHEVGGYEKFEIRYMNAVPTIIGNISAECYEPRKDAFHIFRDPITGDLPWPGLVFGLTIQATWYWCTDQVIVQRCLSAKNLSHVKGGCILCGYLKLLPMFLMVFPGMISRILYTDVVACVVPEECNAYCGTKVGCSNIAYPKLVVDLMPNGLRGLMLSVMLASLMSSLTSIFNSASTLFTMDIYTKVRPRAKERELMIAGRVFIVFLIGVSIAWIPVVQSAQSGQLFDYIQSITSYLTPPVAAVFLLGMFCKRINEAGAFFGLTIGLLIGLSRMITEFIYGTGSCVNPTNCPTIICGVHYLYFGMILFLVSCILIVGISLMTKPIDDKHLYRLCWSLRNRTEERVDIDPDDWIEDHDDDDDGSKTDVAEPEKKTNMFKKALMGFCGLEESKKAPKLTPEQEAELKKQLTDTTEKPLWRNIVNVNALILLCVAAFFHGFFG, from the exons ATGGCCTGGGAATATTTTGGATTCTCCCGCTCGTTAGAAAAGCAAAGGACTGAATCTCCTTACACCCGCATCAACAATGCAGCTGAC ATCTCTGTTATTATCATCTACTTTCTGGTTGTCTTGGCTGTGGGAGTTATT GCTATGGTCCGCACCAATCGATCCACTGTGGGTGGCTTTTTCCTCGCAGGAAGGAGTATGGTGTGGTGGCCA atcgGAGCATCACTCTTTGCCAGCAACATTGGCAGTGGCCACTTTGTAGGGATTGCTGgtactgctgcagcttctggaaTTGCTATTGGTGGATTTGAGTGGAAC GCTCTTGTTGTTGTCATCATTCTGGGATGGCTCTTTGTGCCGATCTACATCAAAGCTGGG GTGGTCACCATGCCTGAGTACCTGAAGAAGAGGTTCGGAGGACAGCGCATTCGTATTTATCTCTCAGtgctctccctcttcctctaCGTCTTCACAAAGATCTCt GCCGACATGTTCTCTGGTGCCATTTTCATCCAGCAGGCTCTTGGACTGAACATCTACGTTGCTGTTATCGCTCTATTGGCGATTACTGCGGTGTACACCGTCACAG GTGGACTGGCTGCGGTGATATATACAGACACCTTGCAGACCATCATCATGGTTATTGGATCCTTCATTCTCATGGGTTTTG CTTTCCATGAAGTTGGGGGCTATGAAAAGTTTGAGATACGCTACATGAATGCGGTTCCCACAATCATCGGTAACATCAGTGCAGAGTGCTACGAGCCTCGGAAAGATGCCTTCCATATTTTTAGAGATCCAATAACAGGAGATCTGCCTTGGCCTGGCCTGGTGTTTGGACTCACTATCCAGGCCACCTGGTACTGGTGCACTGATCAG GTGATTGTCCAGCGTTGCCTCTCAGCCAAGAATCTCTCTCATGTGAAAGGAGGTTGCATTTTGTGTGGTTACCTGAAGCTGCTGCCCATGTTTCTCATGGTTTTTCCTGGGATGATAAGCAGGATCTTGTAtactg ATGTGGTGGCATGTGTGGTCCCGGAAGAATGTAATGCATACTGTGGAACTAAGGTTGGATGCAGCAACATTGCCTATCCCAAACTGGTTGTGGATCTTATGCCAAATG GTCTGAGGGGTTTGATGCTGTCAGTGATGTTGGCCTCTTTAATGAGCTCCCTCACTTCAATATTTAACAGTGCTAGTACTCTCTTCACCATGGACATTTATACTAAGGTCCGTCCTCGTGCCAAAGAGAGGGAACTGATGATTGCTGGCAG GGTGTTTATTGTGTTCCTCATTGGTGTGAGCATAGCCTGGATCCCAGTGGTGCAGTCAGCCCAGAGTGGCCAGCTCTTCGACTACATCCAGTCTATCACCAGCTATCTCACTCCACCTGTGGCCGCTGTCTTCTTGCTCGGCATGTTCTGTAAACGAATTAATGAAGct GGTGCCTTTTTCGGACTCACAATTGGCCTATTAATAGGATTATCCAGGATGATTACAGAGTTTATCTACGGGACAGGGAGCTGTGTCAACCCGACTAACTGTCCTACCATCATATGTGGAGTGCACTACCTCTACTTTGGGATGATCCTGTTCCTTGTCTCTTGCATCCTCATAGTTGGAATCTCCCTAATGACCAAGCCCATCGATGACAAGCAT CTGTACCGATTGTGCTGGAGTCTGAGGAACCGTACAGAGGAAAGAGTGGACATTGATCCAGATGATTGGATTGAGGATCATGATGACGACGACGACGGCAGTAAAACGGATGTAGCAG aacctgagaaaaagacaaatatgttCAAGAAAGCACTAATGGGCTTCTGCGGCCTGGAGGAGAGCAAAAAAGCACCAAAACTTACTCCAGAGCAGGAAGCAGAACTGAAGAAGCAGCTAACAGATACAACAGAGAAGCCTCTCTGGAGGAACATTGTCAATGTAAATGCATTAATTCTCCTGTGTGTCGCTGCATTTTTTCATGGATTCTTTGGTTAG